The Henckelia pumila isolate YLH828 chromosome 2, ASM3356847v2, whole genome shotgun sequence genome includes a window with the following:
- the LOC140877889 gene encoding secreted RxLR effector protein 161-like produces MQEKFEMSMMGELNFFLGLQVRLMENGTFISQTKYTKELIKKFDMENCTVATTPMGVSIKLDKDEWVISVDETMYRGLIGSLLYLTASRPDIVFAICLCARFQSNPKQSHFIAGKRILRYLKETQNVRLWYAKHNSFNLVGYSDADYARCKLDRKSTSGSCQFLGNILISWFSKKQTSIATSTTEAKYLAAGSCCAQLLWIQQQLRDYGIEEQDSPIFCDNTSTIAITYNSIFHSRTKHIEVCIILSVIMHSRRISD; encoded by the coding sequence ATGCAGGAAaaattcgagatgagcatgatgggtgaactgaatttctttcttggattacAAGTTCGCCTAATGGAAAATGGGACATTCATAAGCCAAACTAAGTATACCAAAGAACTTATCAaaaagtttgatatggaaaactGCACAGTTGCAACAACTCCCATGGGTGTATCGATTAAGCTTGACAAAGACGAATGGGTAATATCAGTTGATgaaacaatgtatcgaggtctaatAGGTTCATTGCTTTATTTAACAGCCAGTAGACCTGACATTGTCTTTGCAATTTGTTTATGCGCCAGATTTCAGTCTAATCCTAAGCAGTCCCACTTCATAGCTGGCAAGAGGATACTAAGATATCTTAAAGAAACTCAGAATGTTAGGCTGTGGTATGCTAAGCATAATTCTTTCAATCTAGTTGGATACTCAGATGCTGATTATGCTAGATGTAAACTGGATAGAAAAAGTACTAGTggatcatgtcaattccttgggaATATACTGATCTCATGGTTTAGCAAGAAACAAACATCCATTGCAACCTCTACAACAGAAGCAAAGTACTTGGCTGCAGGAAGTTGTTGTGCTCAACtgctctggattcaacaacagTTGAGGGATTATGGAATTGAGGAACAAGATTCACCAATATTCTGTGATAACACCAGCACAATTGCAATCACTTACAACTCCATTTTTCATTCAAGAACAAAGCATATTGAAGTTTGCATCATTTTATCCGTGATCATGCACTCAAGAAGAATATCCGACTAG